The DNA sequence GACGAGACAGATTCCAGTTTATCCAAATTGTCAAAACCGCAACGGCAACGATGTGGATTGTGGAATGACAGTCGCTATAACATAGAAACTAGAAATATCGGACAGCCGATAGATAGCAAGTTTCAAAGCAGCTCAAAGGTAAGATAAACTGTAGCTAACTGTAGTATATGATCATCGCGGATTCGCGGCGGAGTGGCATATAGCGTTTTGCGCTTCAATTTGTATCGATTTGTATTACTATTGAACTGTACAGATGCGGGTGCAGCAGGCACTGCCCTATCGCTGCCACGGGCAAGAGACGAGAGGCGAGAGGAGGGTGGCGGGTGGTTCTGGAGTATCCAGGTGCTTTAAGTGTAAGTGCACGCTGATAACAATATTATCACAACACGCAAAAGTTGGAAAACCAATTATATAAAAAGGAAGACAAAAGTGAACGCGAAACGGAAACAGGTACATCTTTCGTCTATCAAAAAGAACAAGAGAgagggaaagaaagaaatcagaaaaaaaaagaaaagaaaagaaaaacaaccactcagaaaaaaaagaaaaagagacagAAAAAGCGAAACTAGTAACTACTCGCAAGAAGAGAGACTCCGTCGACACGAGACAATCTAGCTCTTGCTCTACGTCTAGTTCTACAGCTACAGATAGCAAACGCGTTATAAAGGTGGAGATGAAGGATGGAGacggagagagaaaagagaaaagagaggtATATACTTAAAAATATAGGGCATGCGCAATTAGTCGTAAAAGCTCAACGTCAGCGCTCGCTCAACCACTCACTCAAAAGCATCCAAGTATTCGTTCAAGCAGTCATTCAAGCATTCAttcaataaaaaaacaaaaaacagaaaacagaaaaacacggaaagacaaaaaaagaaatcttGTATCAACCACCAAATACACCACCCTCCCTCACCAACCAACTTCACCAACCAACAACCAACGAACCAAACAACCAcctattttttttgtttaagggGGTGGGTGGGTAAGAGGGTGGGGTGTGTCATCGTGTACGTCCGTACGTCCGTTCGCTGTGCACCGTTCGGCGAGCTAcatctcctctcctcccctcctccGCTCTCCTCCGCGCTCCTCGTCCAACATGTACGTTATCAACGATTCAACGATTATGTGTAGCGTGTTATGTTGACTGTTGACTGTTGACATTTACGTTTACGTTTTTTTGGTAACGCGCGATGGGGTGACGGACGGCGGACGACAGACAATGGTGTGTTAGGGTAAAGCTGGCGCTGGTGCTGGGTGTGGTTTTAGCTGTGgatgtggttgtggttgtggatgCTGCTGTGgatgtggttgtggttgtggatgCTGCTGTGGCCGTGGCCGTGGCTGTCGATAGCGATAGcgatgctgctggtgctgctggtgtTGGCGTTGATGCTAATGCTAATGCTAGCGTGCCGTGCCGTACCGTGCAGAGAATGAATAGTATGCAATTAGGGACGTGGCCTTGCGACGTgtacgaggacgaggacgacgacgaggaggaggagctggaggaggaggagggttggGCACAGAATGCAGAGTGCAGAATGCAAAGTGCAGGAATGAAAAAACAGTaaagaggagagaaaagaaatatAAGAGAGAGtgagaaaagaaacagaaacagaaacagaaaagaaacagaaagaagagaaaaaaaacagaaaaaaaggatAACAAGAATGCATCAACCGGATACGGATTGGGAGATGGTATATAAAACatcgacattgacattgaacaTTGAACATTCATGTAAAAAAGCTAAGAAGCTAAAGCTAACAAGGTAAGCAGCTAAGAAAGTAAGAAAGTAGTAAGCGCAAAGAGCATCAAACATCAAACATCAAACATCAAACAACAGCGAACATCAAACATcgaaataaaagaaaaaaaaaaaagagaatgTACACGACGtcaaaaacaagaaaagacAAGGATCCCATGCAAAgggaaaaagacaaaaggcAAAGGGCAAAGGGCAAAGTGGTGAATAGGATAAGATTTTCAAGCAATCGTGCTGTAGCTCCCTGTAAAAAATGAGATAAAAGAGATCAGCAATCAACCTCCAAAAAAGACctcaaaccaaaaaaaaaaaaaaaaaaaaaagccaaagccaCTCACAAATCCTAGCCTGCCAATCCCCACTCCCCGTCGCGAGCCAATTCCCCGCGGGACTCAAATCAATACTAATAACCGAATTCTTATGGCCCTGCAACATACACTGCACAACCGCGGTGTGTGCATCCCAGAACTGGACGCCGCGGTCTTTGGAGCCCGAGACGACCCATTGGCCGTCGTGCGAGACGGCGACGGAGAGGACGTAGTCTTTGTGGCCGGTGAAGTTCATTGTGCATGCGCTTgcgcttgtgcttgtgcttgtgcttgtgcttgggttggaggtgttggatgtggacgtggacgtggatgtggatgtgccGGCGTTGTTGGCGGGGACTACGGCTGTGGAGGTGGACGCGGAGCCGGAGCCGGACgcggatgacgatgatgtgCCAGCAGCGTTCGCACCAGAGCCGCCACCCCCAGGCGTCCCAATGACAGGCTTCTCATCCTTCCTCGGGCTCGGGGACTCCTTCCTCCCTCCCGCACCCCCTCCGCCCACCCCCTTCCCAAGCCCACTAACATCCCAATACTTCAACGTCTTATCCAAACTCCCACTAACCAGCCCCTTCCCATCCGGCGTAAACGCAACACTATACACACTATCCCTATGGCCCCTCAACCTTTCCACCAGCACGCCACTCGCCACATCCCAAATCCTCACCACCGTATCCAGACTCCCCGCCGCGACCCAGCGCCCGTCGGGTGATATGGCGACGGATGTCACTCCAGCATCGTTGTTCAGCGAGTCGGGGTCGTTGATGGTCAGGACTTTCGAGGACCCGTCGTGCATGTCCCAGATCCGCGCTGTTTTGTCGCCGGAGCCTGAGACGATCAGCCGGCCGTCATGTGAAAAGTCGAGCGAGTAGATTTCTTGTTGGTGCCCGTCGAACACGTTGCGGATGCGTTTTTTCGCGATGTCCCAGATCTAGTTACGGTGCATATGATGATAAGCCACTGATGCTAACGGTATGAGATGTATTGAAGAAACGCACTCTGATTTGTTTATCCTCTGCGCCTGTCGCGAGGTATTTGCCATCAGGACTGAAGCACACACTGCGGATGTACAGGTCGCCCGATTTTCCAGCTGCATCGTCTATCAGCAcactaaaaaaaaattacacaaaGAGTTAGAATGAGAAGAACACAGAGAGAATGCGAATGGCGATGTAAACGCACCAAGTTTTCATTCCAGTCTTCGTATCATAAATCTGCGCAGTCCTGTTACACCCCGTCGCGAGATATTTTCCATCTGCTGAGAAGCGTACACAGCATACCACACTATccataaaaaaaaaacgcaaaaaacacgcaaaaaaaaaacaacgatCATCAGCAAAATGTCCACAATCCACAAGATaaaaacgcaaaaaaaaaaaacaaaaaaaaaaaaacaaaaacatacCTCTCATGCATAAGCGTATGAACCAACTGCACATCCAACACTCTCTTCACTTTCGGACTAGGATTAAACACCGCGAACCAATCgcttccttccttcttcatATCAGCAGGGACATTGTGGATGTCCAGATCATCCGGGAAACTTAGGCTtcccgctcctcctgctcccacacccccagcagcagcagcggagGAGGGGTTAGTGGGAATGAGACCCAGCGAGTTGTCCATGCCGGGGTACTGACCCGGTCCAGCACCctgcggcggcggcgcgCCAGGATGCATAAGCCctacaccaccaccagcggcggaggcggaagaggaggaggccCCAGCGCTAGGCGGCGGCGGGAGTTTGGGTGTATGCCCCGGACTGAAATGGTCTTTAAGCCGCGCCCCTTCGATCTTGGGTCGTTTGGTGTCGCGAGGGTCGGGGGCGCGGTCTCTGTCGACCATCATTCTATTGTCGCGCTCTCTTTctcgttcgcgttcgcgctCTCTttcacgctcgcgctcgcgttCGCCTGGAGGCGCGCCCATGCGCACATCACGATCTCTCTCCCTATCGCGCTCGGAAAGCGACATgcccctctccctctccctctccaaaCCCACCATCCTCTCCCGCTCCCTCATCTCCCGTTCCCTCATCTCCCGTTCCCTcatctccctctctctcatcTCTCTATGCGCAATATCCCTCTCGCGCCCcgcgccaccaccaccataaTACGGCTCGCCGTACATGCCCACAGGCGCATTGGACCCGCTGAGCATGCCGCCAGGTCCCATCGTCGCTTGTCCTCCAGGTCCCACAACCggtcctccccctcctcctcctcctgcacctCCGGCACCAGGACCCTGAGGCGGCGGCCCACCAGGTCCAAGCTGCTGCCCCGGAATCCCATTGCCATTCATAGAAGCAAGCGACGCAATACCCCCCTGCTGcgcccctcctcctcctcctcctgcaccaccaccacctccaccgccGGGTGGCTGCTGCCCGCCGCTCCCAGatgcgttggcgttggcgttggcggcggcggctgcggctgccgctgccgcagCCCGCCCCTCCGCCCTCGCACGCGCGACTTCTTCTTCGAAATGCGCGCGGATCTTGCCGTGTTGCGATTCGAGGTCGTAGAGCGATTGACGGATGATATTGAGCTCGTTGACTTGCGAAGCGactacaaagaaaaagaaaagaaaaacatcAGTCAAAATTGTAACAAAACCAAcgaggaaaaagagaaaagacaGGGAAAAAAAGGACGCACTCTTTGACTCATATTCGTCCCGCTGCGCACGCAACGAAACCATTTCCTGCGTCAACAACTCAAACTCTGCTCTAATCGCATCAAGCGGCTCGTCAAGCCTCGAGCGTGGCATACCCCCCACGCCCACGCCTACACCAGGTGGCTGcggctgctgttgctgttgctgttgctgctgctgctgtggcgGCAACGgcgcacccacacccacaacacccacacccgcgcCGGGGCCGACAGCATTCGCCGGCCCCGCGCCAGGCGCAACGCCCACGCCCCCAGGCCCCATACCGACACCTACACTCAGCCCGGGGTGATGGCCCGGTACAACGCCGCCTATAACACCACCTGGCGCGATACCGCCCACAGGCACGCCAACTCCAACGCCGCCGACGCCGAGGACTGGCACGCCTACACCAACACCAGGCGGCGGCGGACCGCCGGGTCCTCCGCCCACCGGCGCGCGctgctctctctccctctccctctcgcgTTCCCGCTCGCGTTCGCGCTGGACATCACGCTCGCGGACCATCATATCCCTCTCCCGCGCCAACTGCTCCCTCTCGCGTTCCCTCTCTCTTTCCCTATCGCCCGGCccaacacccacacccgcacctaCAACAGCCCCGCCGCGCCCCGCAGGCCCAACCACATTCACCCCGCCCCCCGGCGCACCAATGTTAATcccaccacccccaccaccaccaacaagACTGAGCGGTACCGCGCCCCCTCCAGCGCCCGCACCAGCCGGCCCGCCCATCCCCACGCCGACGCCAACACCGCCCATGTCGCGCCCGCGGTTGATCAGCTCGAGCTGCCTGCCAACGCCCACATCACCAGGCCCCATCTCGCGCTCGCGGTCGCCTCTACCAATCACCATCTCGCGCTCGCGGTCTCGCTCGCGGTCGCGCTCGGCGCGCCCAACACCCATCTCCCGCTCGCGCTCTCTCACAAGCTgttctctctccctctcccgctccctctcccgctcgcgctcgcgctcacgCTCTCTAACGAccatctccctctccctcccatCCCTGCCCATCTCCCTCTCGCGCTCGCGTTCCCTCCCTAAATCCCTGCCCAAATCCCTCATATCCCGCGCAATCATATCCCGCATATCTCTCACATCCCTGGGGTCCCGCACATCCCTCGGGTCCCGCACGTCCCGTACATCGCGCATATCGCGCATATCGCCTCGTCCCATATCCCGCACATCTCTCACATCCCGCACATCTCTCACATCCCGCATATCCCGCATATCCCGCGCGTCCCGCATCTCTCTGACGTCCCGCATATCCCGCATCTCGCGCGCGTCTCtcatctctctttctctcatCTCTCTTTCTCGCACATCGCGCACATCGCGGACGTCCCTCACGTCCCGCTCACGCTCACGCTCACGCTCACGATCACGCTCACGATCCCTATCGACCATCATAGGCACACCCATGCCCTGCTGCTGCGGCGTCATCGGATGGGGCGGCGGTCCGCCGGGGCCTGCGCTGGGATTATTGGCGTTGGTGTTGGGCGCGTTTGGGTTGGCGTTTGGGTTGGCGTTGGGGTTTGAGTTTGGGTTTGATGCGGGGGATTGGTTCGGTGGTGGAGGGCCTCCGGGGCCTGCGGGGCCTGTTGGCTGGAGTGTGCGGTGCTGGGGTTATAAAAAGGGTGGGTGAGTTGGGGTTTTTtagaggaggaagagagaggagaggaaagaaaaaaaaggaaaggaggGATGATGATTAATtgaaaaaaaagggaaatgaaatgaaaagagATATTAAATCAAGATGTTTGATaagaaaaaacacacaaagagaatgagaatgagaatgagaggcaacccagaaaaaaaacaaaccaaaaaccaacacAACCAAAACTCAAAAACAACCAAAACTCAAAAACAACCAAAACTCAAAAACAACCCagaaaaaaaaccaaaaccaaaaccaaaaccaagaaaaaaacgACCCataaaagaagaagaagaaaagaagaagaaaggatcatccatccatccatccacttccttccttccttccgcGTCGCATAGCTGTCACGGAACCAGAACAAGAGGAACCAACCAACCCGCCCGCTCGCTGGCTTGCCATGCGTTGGGTACCACTATCAGCATCACAcacaccatccatccatccatccgtCTTCTCCTGACTCCCTCCTGACCCCTCTTGCACACGCACCCGCCCACACCCGCCCGCCCGTCCACGCCCCTCTTGCCCCCTTCTTCCGCCCGGCCCCACCGACCAACCGCCGCCGACATGCCAGCACACCGGTACGTCAGCACCAGCACGGtaacaccgacaccgacaccgacaccatCAGAGCACGGCGAGAGGGGTAAGGTGGTGCAAATCAGAAGGCGCGAGTTAGGAGGCAGGAGGCAGGACGGCGTCCTGCACTGCACTGTACTGCGCGgaacgaggaggaggaggaggatgaggatgaggatgggcGCTCGGCGCTGGACGTGCGGATGTGCGGAGGGTGCGAGACGAGGGTGCGGGGTACGTGGCGCGGGGCTGGGGGCAGTGATGATGTGCGTGGTGCGTGGTGCGGCAAGCTGGGGCAGGAGGTGGGAGGAGGACACCGATGGTGCTGATGGGACGCTACCAGAGCCAGAGTCTCGTGCGTaatggaaagaaaaggaaggaaaaggcaaggcaaggaaaagaagTAGAAAAAGGGTAAAGAAAAAgcgaggaaaagaaaaaaaaagtaaagtaaagtaaagcaaaaaaagaaaagcaaaggaaaagaggagaGCCAACGAACAACGAATAACCAACGAACAACCAACGAACAACCAAccaacgaagaagaagaagaagaaaaaactcACATTATATATCTGCGCGGACATCGCTGAATCTGAATGCTCCTGCTCTGCCCGGCTCTActatcactatcactatcactCTACTCGTTCTTGCCTGTCTTGTGCGCTACGAGTCGAGTGAGCGCCCTTGAGTTTTGATTAGATATCCTGCGTGTGCGGTCGGTTGTGCGTGTGTGGGTCGTGCGTCAGGGTAGTTGGCTGTGTTGGTGGTcgtagtggtggtgggtgCTAGTGTCGGTGGTGGtagtgttgttgttggaggtGCAAGTGTTATTGTGGGAGGTCGGAGGTGAAAGCAAAAGCGGAACCAAAATGGCAATAGCACTacgtgtgtgcgtgtgtgtatgtgattggattggattggatgggatgggatgggatcaGCCGCCCGCGTACTCTCTGAGTCCTTCTTTGCTTGTTGATTGACtggagagatggagatggagatggagatgggttgggttgggttgggttgggcTGTGTGGTTTGGTGGGTGAGTGGGTGGTAGGTGGGTAGGTATGTGTCGAATCGCTATCCAGCTATACAATCCGCACCAGCTACCAGCTACCAGCTATCACCGTGCgtgcgtatgcgtatgcAGAATCTCaacctctctctctcgcttGCTGAAACAGACACAGAGCGTAACGACGAAAGAGCCAGAAAAAAACGAGACGCAGAGGCGGATTAGCAATTGCGTGGGTGTCAAGAGCAACAGGACAGACGGGAGTCGCGGGAAATGCGGCAGAGCACGCCACCCCCCCGTTCAGATCAACAAcaattcgaattcgaattcgaaccTCGAATCTCGAAGCCCGGCACGTGTTCGTCTTTCCCTCCCTAGTCCAACTCTCCCACTGTCCCTGGCTCTGAGTACGACTACGAGTCGAGCTTGAGGTGTAAACTGCGATGGCTCCTGTCAGACGCCGTGTGCATGTCAATGTAAATGTAATGTCACTCGTTTAATCACAATTAACCCTCTCAGATCTCACTGGTGTATGTAATGTAACTACTGCGTACCACCCACTGGCACTGGCAGTCCCACTGAACTGTGAACAGACGCTTTATGTTCTGATTGATTATGTAGTTCCgatccatcccatcccatccaatTCAGTCCAATCCAATTCAATTCAACTCTCCAATTCATTACATACATACCAACTACTCCGTAAATCCATCGCCTAtcaaaaaaaccaacaagAATCCAGAATCCAGAATCAAGATCCATTTCCCCTTCGCTTCTTATTCTTATTCTTATTCTTAAACCTTGACGCACCCTTTATAATTTATAATTACAATTACTCTGAATTCTGAATTCTGAATATAGCTCCGCACAGCACTCACCTCGtcccttccttccttccttctttctccCTTCGTTCGCTTCGTTCGCATCATATCATCAtccatcatgatcatgacatGAGTATGACTATGACACAGCATGTATAAATAACTCACCAGCCCACGCACCATCCCATCGATCCACTGGCACATGCGCTTCTCTGCCCGGGCCCCACTGCGCAGAGGCTGgcgctggtgctgctgcgcTGGATCAGAGCTGGATCAGTATTGTGACGGTGACGGTGGTCAACCGCACTATATACTTGCTGGTAAAGGTATGCACGCATTGCTTTCGTTTAACGTTATGACTGTGACTATGACTATGACTATGACTAGCAATGCTATGCAATCGAGTTGATTTGAGCAGCGCGGTTAGCTAGCTGGCGAACGGGACTGGAGGCTGGTGTAGGTACTTACTTGGGTGACCACTGATGTCGAGCGTTAGTATATAATACTAATAGCGAGCAAGTTACTTGTCATCacgatatgatatgatatgatatgatatcgatatcgatatcggTTTCGGTATCGGTATGACAGCTACTTTTAGCGCGCCGGGGTATGCCAACATCCATCATTCTCCTTGTCATTATCAATATCATTAcgagggaagaagaaggaaggatGGGGGAAGGACGGGTTTTCAGTATCACTATCAGTGTCAGTTTCCTTGATCTAGTAGTTAACAAACATAGACTATCTTATCTTACTcctatcttatcttatcttaccTTCGCATCTGATCTAATCTAAGCTAATCTATCTCATCCATCCGAATTAacaggacccgggaagctccccgGTCCCGTACAGGCATGTCCGcattttcgcggatttgaggccaaaaaatggcaatttctttgtccagttctcgcggatttgagggcgccGCAGGCAAAATTTTGGCCAAACAAAGTCcggtttggcggatttgaggcccatatttttaaaaaaacgTCTGTAGTAATGGTTCAAAGGCGGCATGCCGCAACCATTTTTCCCAGATGCAGCTAATTGTTGGCCAAATTTGGGGCCGGGATCCCGCTTAGATTGCAATGATTGGCCAGCGTCTATTATCTAAGAGCGGTAGACGGATGGAAATCAACGGAAATGCACAGTAGTAGGTTACATTTCCTATATACAGCATATTAGTGAAACTTGGACGTCTTTTCTCTGCTACCCTGACATATTTCTTCACTATCCTGATAACTAGTAATGGAGGTTCCACCTCCTCAAAATCCTTCCCCTCGAGGCATGTAACACCTAAATATCTACTCCATATGTTTATTTTGCAATCAATTAATGACTTGTCGAGCCATCGAGTGGTTTTGCAAGCTCGCCCCGCagggctgaaaaaaaaatcctaATTGGGAAAGCCCCTATCGGGCattgtccggtttcgcggatttgagccCC is a window from the Psilocybe cubensis strain MGC-MH-2018 chromosome 8, whole genome shotgun sequence genome containing:
- a CDS encoding Transcriptional repressor rco-1, which gives rise to MSAQIYNLAAPRTTHIITAPSPAPRTPHPRLAPSAHPHVQRRAPILILILLLLLVPRSTVQCRTPSCLLPPNSRLLICTTLPLSPCSDGVGVGVGVTVLVLTYRCAGMSAAVGRWGRAEEGGKRGVDGRAGVGGCVCKRGQEGVRRRRMDGWMHRTLQPTGPAGPGGPPPPNQSPASNPNSNPNANPNANPNAPNTNANNPSAGPGGPPPHPMTPQQQGMGVPMMVDRDRERDRERERERERDVRDVRDVRDVREREMREREMRDAREMRDMRDVREMRDARDMRDMRDVRDVRDVRDVRDMGRGDMRDMRDVRDVRDPRDVRDPRDVRDMRDMIARDMRDLGRDLGREREREREMGRDGREREMVVREREREREREREREREREQLVREREREMGVGRAERDRERDREREMVIGRGDREREMGPGDVGVGRQLELINRGRDMGGVGVGVGMGGPAGAGAGGGAVPLSLVGGGGGGGINIGAPGGGVNVVGPAGRGGAVVGAGVGVGPGDREREREREREQLARERDMMVRERDVQREREREREREREREQRAPVGGGPGGPPPPGVGVGVPVLGVGGVGVGVPVGGIAPGGVIGGVVPGHHPGLSVGVGMGPGGVGVAPGAGPANAVGPGAGVGVVGVGAPLPPQQQQQQQQQQQPQPPGVGVGVGGMPRSRLDEPLDAIRAEFELLTQEMVSLRAQRDEYESKIASQVNELNIIRQSLYDLESQHGKIRAHFEEEVARARAEGRAAAAAAAAAAANANANASGSGGQQPPGGGGGGGAGGGGGGAQQGGIASLASMNGNGIPGQQLGPGGPPPQGPGAGGAGGGGGGGPVVGPGGQATMGPGGMLSGSNAPVGMYGEPYYGGGGAGRERDIAHREMREREMREREMREREMRERERMVGLERERERGMSLSERDRERDRDVRMGAPPGERERERERERERERERERDNRMMVDRDRAPDPRDTKRPKIEGARLKDHFSPGHTPKLPPPPSAGASSSSASAAGGGVGLMHPGAPPPQGAGPGQYPGMDNSLGLIPTNPSSAAAAGGVGAGGAGSLSFPDDLDIHNVPADMKKEGSDWFAVFNPSPKVKRVLDVQLVHTLMHESVVCCVRFSADGKYLATGCNRTAQIYDTKTGMKTCVLIDDAAGKSGDLYIRSVCFSPDGKYLATGAEDKQIRIWDIAKKRIRNVFDGHQQEIYSLDFSHDGRLIVSGSGDKTARIWDMHDGSSKVLTINDPDSLNNDAGVTSVAISPDGRWVAAGSLDTVVRIWDVASGVLVERLRGHRDSVYSVAFTPDGKGLVSGSLDKTLKYWDVSGLGKGVGGGGAGGRKESPSPRKDEKPVIGTPGGGGSGANAAGTSSSSASGSGSASTSTAVVPANNAGTSTSTSTSTSNTSNPSTSTSTSTSASACTMNFTGHKDYVLSVAVSHDGQWVVSGSKDRGVQFWDAHTAVVQCMLQGHKNSVISIDLSPAGNWLATGSGDWQARIWSYSTIA